In Carassius gibelio isolate Cgi1373 ecotype wild population from Czech Republic chromosome B4, carGib1.2-hapl.c, whole genome shotgun sequence, one DNA window encodes the following:
- the LOC127956931 gene encoding leucine-rich repeat-containing protein 4, whose amino-acid sequence MCHIMSLLGRVAVRRARKAALLCVLFLMVQPCMEVAAAAGPQGCPTDCSCNNQLSKVVCTRRGLTRVPPGIPSNTRHLNLMENAIEAVQADSFRNLHHLEILQLGRNAIRQIEVGAFSGLTNLNTLELFDNRLTVVPSGAFEYLSKLRELWLRNNPIESIPSYAFNRVPSLMRLDLGELKKLEYISDGAFEGLVNLKYLNLGMCNIRGEMPNLTPLVGLEDLEISENLFPEIKPGSFRGLSSLKKLWIMNSQIGLIERNAFDDLASLVELNLAHNNLSSLPHDLFTPLKFLVEIHLHHNPWNCGCDSLWLARWLREYIPTNSTCCGRCHSPAHMRGRQLVELDRGDTGAMQCSAPFISDAPRDLNISGERVAELRCRTAAMSAVRWLLPNGTVLTHASSHPRITVLNDGTLNFSNVLAGDTGMYTCMVSNAAGNSNASAYLNVSAAELNTSNLSYLTTVTVEVLSPGNEMPKPKSTTTTAGDSTTTTASPSVFQPVFISTPTVLLQSTDTPRNRPSVVPGSKSTTGKPPNPASTSLDEVMKTTKIIIGCFVAVTLLAAIMLIVFYKLRKRHQQRSTVDADRSVEIIQVEEAPASAANMAEEGGRTLPEIRDHNIIYKLDYNTHKSDYGYKPKLECSTHKAKDDFGIHIHKSDYNTYKPKTNYMHQPTLEHISYKMTDCTHKSLPDYYVHKKDEQSPYKHGYSSQKPEYKSHTPKPDFSPFKPDYGVPKSKTNYNMPKLKSDCNPFKTDSSFFKPDFNAFKSEFSSLKKEYVSCDFSPHKYKMDYSPQNVDNSPHKIDYSTLKPKYNTYKPPGHGAKWTESNSIGNSLPRTLPSAITDSPEDRVKKTHTKEKVQETQI is encoded by the coding sequence ATGTGCCACATCATGAGTCTCCTGGGGCGGGTAGCTGTGCGTCGAGCCAGGAAAGCCGCCCTGCTCTGTGTCCTGTTCCTCATGGTTCAACCGTGCATGGAGGTGGCGGCCGCGGCAGGGCCCCAGGGCTGCCCGACTGATTGCTCCTGCAACAACCAGCTCAGCAAGGTGGTGTGCACTAGGCGTGGGCTCACTCGTGTACCACCAGGTATACCCAGCAACACCCGACACCTAAACCTGATGGAAAATGCCATCGAGGCTGTGCAGGCCGACTCTTTCCGCAATCTCCATCACCTGGAGATACTGCAGCTGGGCCGCAATGCAATTAGACAGATTGAAGTGGGTGCCTTCAGTGGACTGACTAATCTCAATACACTGGAACTATTTGATAACCGGTTGACAGTGGTGCCAAGTGGGGCATTTGAGTATCTGTCCAAGCTGCGGGAGCTGTGGCTGAGAAATAACCCCATTGAAAGCATCCCATCATATGCATTTAACCGAGTGCCATCCCTAATGAGATTGGACCTGGGTGAACTGAAGAAACTGGAGTACATCTCAGATGGGGCCTTTGAAGGTCTAGTCAACCTCAAGTACCTCAATCTGGGGATGTGCAATATTAGAGGGGAGATGCCCAACCTGACGCCTCTGGTTGGGCTCGAGGATCTAGAAATCTCTGAGAACCTCTTTCCTGAGATTAAACCAGGTTCATTCAGAGGACTATCTTCACTCAAAAAATTATGGATCATGAACTCTCAAATAGGGCTAATTGAGCGAAATGCATTTGATGACCTGGCCTCTTTGGTGGAGCTGAATTTGGCCCATAACAATCTAAGCTCACTGCCCCATGACCTCTTTACACCACTGAAATTCCTGGTGGAAATTCACCTCCACCACAATCCCTGGAACTGTGGCTGCGACTCACTCTGGCTAGCACGCTGGCTACGCGAGTACATACCGACGAACTCTACATGCTGTGGGCGTTGTCACTCTCCTGCACACATGAGAGGCCGCCAGTTGGTTGAGCTGGACCGAGGTGATACAGGGGCAATGCAGTGCTCCGCTCCTTTTATCTCAGATGCTCCAAGAGACCTGAATATTTCTGGGGAACGTGTGGCAGAACTGCGATGTCGAACAGCAGCAATGTCTGCTGTGCGATGGCTCCTACCGAACGGGACAGTTCTAACTCACGCATCAAGCCACCCACGGATAACCGTGCTGAATGACGGGACTCTGAACTTTTCAAACGTGCTAGCAGGTGACACGGGCATGTATACCTGCATGGTGTCCAACGCGGCTGGAAATTCCAATGCTTCGGCCTATCTAAACGTAAGTGCTGCTGAGCTCAACACGTCCAACCTCAGCTACTTAACCACAGTCACAGTGGAGGTGCTGAGCCCCGGAAATGAAATGCCCAAGCCTAAATCCACCACGACTACAGCAGGTGATAGCACCACTACGACGGCCTCACCATCCGTCTTTCAGCCAGTTTTCATCTCTACACCGACAGTACTGCTCCAGAGTACCGACACTCCACGAAATCGCCCATCTGTTGTACCTGGCTCAAAATCGACGACAGGAAAACCGCCCAACCCAGCCAGTACCAGTCTGGATGAGGTGATGAAGACAACAAAGATCATTATCGGTTGTTTTGTGGCAGTAACCTTGCTAGCAGCAATCatgttaattgtattttataaactACGAAAGCGGCATCAGCAGAGGAGCACAGTGGATGCAGACAGAAGTGTGGAGATTATTCAGGTAGAGGAAGCACCGGCATCTGCTGCCAATATGGCAGAGGAGGGGGGACGGACTCTACCAGAGATAAGGGATCATAACATTATTTACAAACTGGACTACAACACCCACAAATCTGATTATGGCTACAAACCAAAACTAGAATGCAGTACCCATAAAGCAAAGGATGATTTCGGCATCCACATACATAAATCAGACTACAACACCTACAAACCTAAAACAAACTATATGCACCAACCTACTTTGGAACACATCTCTTACAAAATGACGGACTGTACACACAAGTCATTGCCAGATTATTACGTACACAAAAAAGATGAGCAGAGCCCCTACAAACATGGATATAGTTCTCAAAAACCTGAATACAAATCTCATACTCCTAAACCAGACTTCAGTCCATTCAAACCAGACTACGGTGTTCCAAAATCCAAAACGAACTACAATATGCCCAAGCTCAAATCTGATTGCAACCCCTTCAAGACAGACAGCAGCTTTTTTAAACCTGACTTCAATGCTTTCAAGTCAGAGTTCAGCTCCCTCAAAAAAGAATACGTCAGTTGTGACTTCAGCCCTCACAAATACAAAATGGATTACAGTCCTCAAAACGTGGACAACAGCCCACATAAGATCGACTACAGCACCTTGAAACCCAAATACAACACTTACAAGCCACCGGGCCATGGTGCCAAATGGACAGAAAGCAACAGCATTGGAAATTCTTTGCCTCGAACCTTGCCCAGTGCTATCACAGATTCTCCTGAGGACCGTGTTAAAAAAACTCACACCAAGGAGAAAGTACAAGAGACTCAGATATAG